The proteins below are encoded in one region of Candidatus Binataceae bacterium:
- a CDS encoding RidA family protein, translating to MPVSVCTRAGDMIFVSGLPPFDPKTGELLLHAPFEQQAERCLEELKTALEAAGSDLEHVLKVNVICVSAERFKEFNEIYKRYFPKNPPARIFFCVPVWTGPFDIEIECVAVRKD from the coding sequence GTGCCGGTCTCGGTCTGCACTCGCGCCGGCGACATGATCTTCGTCTCGGGTCTGCCACCTTTTGATCCCAAGACCGGAGAACTTCTCCTCCATGCGCCTTTTGAACAGCAGGCCGAACGCTGCCTGGAAGAGTTGAAGACGGCACTTGAGGCGGCGGGATCCGACCTCGAGCACGTCCTGAAGGTCAACGTAATCTGTGTGAGCGCGGAGCGCTTCAAGGAATTCAACGAAATTTACAAGCGCTACTTTCCCAAGAATCCGCCAGCCCGCATTTTCTTCTGTGTGCCGGTATGGACGGGCCCGTTTGATATTGAAATCGAGTGCGTCGCGGTCCGGAAAGACTAG
- a CDS encoding DUF169 domain-containing protein, which yields MNRNAIWCDLADRLIAALKPIGAPIGIAFVPQGAASDAPQFDAKYPAPNESGRTGAVPAGCVFWMKAVDRMFSTIAADHANCSVGSYTHGFITLDEAAPRDDVVAALESGWVNEAAMSSLPHVLDRPAQVVYGPLGKFETDPDVVLLRVNALALMTLKDAFPKLRIEGKPQCHIIAIARENREIAASVGCALSRARTGMRSEELTCALPGSRLAEIIPAIEAAADLDRSMASYAGTDTQRFSAKS from the coding sequence GTGAATCGCAACGCCATATGGTGCGATCTCGCCGACCGCCTGATTGCGGCACTGAAACCGATAGGCGCCCCGATAGGAATCGCTTTCGTGCCGCAAGGCGCTGCAAGCGACGCACCGCAGTTCGACGCAAAGTATCCTGCCCCGAACGAGTCCGGTCGCACAGGTGCGGTGCCGGCAGGATGCGTCTTCTGGATGAAAGCAGTCGACCGGATGTTTTCGACCATCGCTGCTGACCACGCCAACTGCAGCGTCGGTTCCTACACGCATGGGTTCATCACCCTAGACGAAGCCGCCCCGCGCGACGACGTTGTGGCCGCGCTCGAATCGGGTTGGGTAAACGAAGCCGCTATGTCCTCGCTGCCGCATGTGCTCGACCGGCCGGCGCAGGTTGTCTACGGACCGCTCGGCAAGTTCGAGACGGATCCAGACGTCGTACTCCTGCGCGTCAACGCGCTTGCGCTGATGACGCTTAAGGATGCGTTCCCAAAGCTTCGCATCGAGGGGAAGCCACAGTGCCACATCATTGCCATCGCTCGGGAGAACCGAGAGATCGCAGCGAGTGTCGGCTGCGCGTTGAGCCGCGCGCGCACAGGGATGCGTTCTGAGGAGTTGACCTGCGCGCTGCCCGGGTCGCGGCTCGCCGAAATCATCCCCGCCATAGAAGCAGCCGCGGACCTTGACCGCTCGATGGCTAGCTACGCGGGCACCGACACGCAGCGCTTCAGCGCAAAGTCGTGA
- a CDS encoding TetR/AcrR family transcriptional regulator: MEPNDAGERTVSSAGGRTAGCPRRTQADRSAATRAALADAAIDLLIEHGWAAVSAVEVCKRVKVTRGAFHHHYPNLPSLLADALRRLYAEMRRKDGPPVSDLTTMIDATWSAIGNARFKAVLEAWLAMANDPSLRAEIGPVVGEFSALVRPDSILTADEHRAFYLMARETMFGLALGRATNRGRPVAHEKAVLARLRADALLIQRAIKLRQH; the protein is encoded by the coding sequence ATGGAGCCCAACGATGCAGGTGAACGAACTGTGAGCAGCGCGGGAGGACGCACGGCAGGCTGTCCTCGGCGCACGCAGGCGGATCGCAGCGCCGCGACCCGTGCCGCGCTGGCTGACGCGGCGATCGACTTGCTGATAGAGCACGGGTGGGCGGCGGTCTCAGCTGTGGAGGTGTGCAAGCGGGTTAAGGTCACACGGGGTGCCTTTCACCACCATTACCCGAACCTGCCGAGTCTTCTTGCAGATGCCCTCCGGCGCCTCTACGCCGAGATGCGCAGAAAGGACGGTCCCCCGGTTTCAGACCTGACCACGATGATCGATGCCACTTGGTCTGCTATCGGCAACGCCCGCTTCAAGGCAGTCCTCGAAGCTTGGCTGGCCATGGCCAATGACCCGAGCCTGCGCGCCGAGATCGGACCCGTAGTCGGTGAGTTCTCCGCGCTGGTAAGGCCGGATTCGATCCTCACCGCCGACGAGCACCGCGCATTCTACCTGATGGCACGAGAGACGATGTTCGGCTTGGCGCTCGGACGGGCGACCAATCGCGGCAGGCCGGTCGCGCACGAAAAGGCCGTGCTGGCCCGCCTCCGTGCCGACGCATTGCTTATTCAGCGGGCGATCAAACTGAGGCAACATTGA